A single genomic interval of Nostoc commune NIES-4072 harbors:
- a CDS encoding PfaD family polyunsaturated fatty acid/polyketide biosynthesis protein, which yields MTTVDTVLSKHDNGLNFSSWSYNKNQVWKGSLETVSFEKQTIKDKLMVLNKPCYIVKVAGKIGVTNEGYLSPGDNGTTAQVELLTFAAPIRIQQFGDPNFLSSHGVKYAYVTGAMAGGIASEEMVIALGKEQILSSFGAGGLTPERLEAAINRIQEALPQGPYAFNLIHSPNEPAIERRAVDLYLKYQVRTVEASAFLDLTPNIVYYRVAGLGLNSANQIEIKNKIIAKISRREVATKFLQPAPARIIKELLEQRLITELQATLAAKVPMADDITVEADSGGHTDNRPLVCVLPSIISLRDEIQAQYHYQTPIRIGVAGGIGTPQSALAAFMMGAAYIMTGSINQSCVESGACEHTKKLLAQAEMADMIMAPAADMFEMGVKLQVLKRGTMFPMRAQKLFELYRAYDSIEEIPLAERQKLEKQVFRKTIAEVWEGTAAYLSQKNPEKLGKAVNNPKLKMALIFRWYLGLSSRWSSSGEKGREVDYQIWCGPAMGGFNDWVRGSYLSEPNNRGVVDVANQIMTGAAFLYRVQNLKIQGLQASDYYSQYHPVRSTSLLEI from the coding sequence GTGACAACCGTAGATACGGTACTAAGTAAACACGATAATGGCCTTAATTTCTCTTCTTGGTCTTATAACAAAAACCAGGTTTGGAAAGGTTCTTTAGAAACTGTATCTTTTGAGAAACAAACCATCAAAGATAAATTGATGGTATTAAATAAACCCTGCTACATCGTGAAAGTCGCCGGAAAAATCGGTGTCACTAATGAGGGTTATTTATCCCCTGGTGATAATGGCACAACAGCACAAGTAGAACTGCTAACATTTGCAGCACCAATCCGCATTCAACAATTTGGAGATCCCAATTTTCTCTCCTCTCATGGAGTGAAATATGCCTACGTTACCGGTGCAATGGCTGGCGGAATTGCTTCTGAAGAAATGGTCATTGCACTCGGAAAAGAGCAAATTTTGAGTTCCTTTGGTGCAGGTGGTTTAACTCCAGAACGTTTGGAAGCAGCCATAAATCGCATTCAAGAAGCTTTACCTCAAGGGCCTTATGCATTTAATTTAATTCACAGCCCTAATGAACCTGCGATTGAACGCCGGGCTGTAGATTTATATCTCAAATATCAAGTAAGAACAGTAGAAGCCTCTGCATTTCTCGACTTGACTCCCAACATTGTTTATTACCGTGTTGCTGGATTGGGGTTGAATAGCGCCAATCAAATTGAAATCAAAAATAAAATCATTGCCAAAATTTCTCGCCGAGAAGTTGCGACTAAATTTTTGCAACCAGCACCAGCCAGAATAATCAAAGAACTCCTAGAACAAAGGTTAATTACTGAGTTACAAGCAACCCTTGCAGCCAAAGTTCCAATGGCTGATGATATTACCGTCGAAGCTGATTCTGGGGGCCATACAGATAACCGTCCCCTAGTTTGTGTGTTACCTTCTATTATTTCCTTGCGGGATGAAATTCAAGCACAATATCATTACCAAACACCCATTAGAATTGGTGTTGCCGGAGGAATTGGTACACCACAATCAGCATTAGCAGCCTTTATGATGGGTGCTGCTTATATAATGACCGGTTCCATTAATCAGTCATGTGTTGAATCTGGGGCTTGTGAACATACCAAAAAGTTATTAGCCCAAGCAGAAATGGCTGATATGATAATGGCCCCAGCAGCAGATATGTTTGAAATGGGGGTCAAATTGCAAGTTCTCAAACGTGGTACGATGTTCCCCATGCGAGCGCAGAAATTATTTGAACTCTATCGCGCTTATGATTCCATTGAAGAGATTCCTTTGGCAGAAAGGCAGAAATTAGAAAAACAAGTTTTCCGCAAAACTATTGCTGAAGTATGGGAAGGAACTGCGGCTTATTTGTCCCAAAAGAATCCTGAGAAACTTGGGAAAGCAGTTAATAATCCTAAACTGAAAATGGCGTTGATTTTCCGTTGGTATTTAGGATTATCTTCTCGCTGGTCTAGTTCTGGTGAAAAAGGTAGAGAAGTCGATTATCAAATTTGGTGTGGCCCGGCAATGGGCGGTTTCAATGACTGGGTACGTGGTTCTTATCTGTCTGAACCAAATAATCGCGGTGTAGTTGATGTTGCTAATCAAATTATGACTGGTGCAGCCTTTTTGTACCGTGTCCAAAATTTGAAAATTCAAGGACTACAAGCTTCCGATTATTACAGTCAGTATCACCCTGTTCGTTCTACATCATTGTTGGA
- a CDS encoding PfaB family protein — protein sequence MEKIAIIALSCLFPDAKNPEEYWQNIVNQKDSTSSATVEEIGVDPTIFHNPVKGTPDKTYSLKGGYIRNFQFNPSEYNLPSEFVAGLDNTFKWSLYAAKQAIVNSGYWGNQTVLAKCGVILGNLSFPTKLSNQLFSPIYQQAITPAVRELLQYEDFDLAALPSANKASLYNAMISGLPASIVAQALSLSQINLCLDAACSSSFYAIKLASHYLWSHKADVMLAGAISCADSLFVRMLFSGVQGYAENGISRPLDKSSRGLIPADGVGMVMLKRYSDAVRDGDNILATICGNGLSNDGKGKHLLSPNPKGQILAFERAYNEAKVSPKTIDYLECHATGTLLGDTTEFNSIETFFGQNQAAPLVGSAKANTGHLLTAAGMVGLTKVILSMSHGVIPATMNVSEPLTSEKGTISADKIVRTATTWPNNNAPIKRAAISAFGFGGTNSHLILEQGNTTQSVEPTPPVPPSKVAIVGMDAFFGNCNGLDAFERSIYDGTQHFTSLPPQRWHGIENQESVLKEYGLPNGKAPVGAYIKDFEIDTLSCKIPPNEIEKLNPQQLLLLKVSDRAVKDAKLQEGGNVAVIVAAETEFSVHQLQQRWNLSWQVKDGLLNQGISLPAEQLSQLETIVKDSIHQPVEIGEYVSHIANIMASRISALWNFTGPAFTVSAGENSALKALEVAQMLLATGEVDAVVVGAVDLAGGVENVLFRNQFAPINTGVNTLSFDQQANGWTVGEGAGAVVLKRYEAAKEDNERIYAVIDAMSFAQGNSTLSDTLVKPDASAISNVCKQAFEMAEIQPTEVNYVEVFGSGVPQEDEAEITGLLQAYPKVGNGLHCALGSVKANIGHTYTASGIASLIKTALCLYYRYIPATPKWSGVKTPQVWEGSPFYVAMESRPWFVDKGGTRRIAAINSMGIDGSYAHLILSEEPSQEERDNRYLQQMPFHLFPIAVSDRSTIPDILNHLQKSIEASSSLSATASQTFATFQQHSDAKYVLSIAGRNTKELLKEIESARKGVNNAFENGTDWQTPIGSYFTAKPLGKTGAVAYVYPAAVNSYIGIGRTVFRLFPKVFEDLKSNNLYNRAADVEKLVYPRSLPKLTTRQLETLEKQLLDDSLAMFESEIAFARYMTAIFRDDFQVKPQSVFGYSLGETSMMVAQGVWSDFEGGSNTLNSSPLFGDKLSGPKNAVREYWGLTDSPNNNFWNTYVLMATPSQVRECLKHENHVYLTQINTPEEVLIAGDDAACKRVIATLGCNAFPAPFDHVIHCEAMRSQYEEIKKVNSLPSQNLPGIVFYSAADYQPVALERDAIAHNIAKGLCQELDFPRLVNRVYDDGVKIFLEAGAGSVCSRWIDKIIGNKEHITVSLNRRGMDDHASMVKALAKLLSHQVNVDLSPLYSKAQDTANTSKATLRTVTLGGKAIAATILSEENRKLVEDFAGDLRSDRFKIQHPDIPNVQQSEITDSLNTSNHITQQQSHSPNILPQPEEVKPKNIIDNVFETREQLQSSESSAIRQPISLSSPPVITRKISSIISMFDLNKTQYQKLNANNSKITKAHTAFLQARQDYSQQMSEIIQLQLACAQNLLNDES from the coding sequence GTGGAAAAAATAGCCATCATCGCATTATCATGCCTATTCCCCGATGCAAAGAATCCTGAAGAATACTGGCAAAACATTGTTAATCAAAAAGATTCGACATCCTCTGCAACCGTCGAAGAAATCGGAGTAGATCCGACAATATTTCATAATCCAGTCAAAGGTACACCAGACAAAACCTATTCTCTCAAAGGCGGTTACATCCGTAACTTCCAGTTTAATCCATCTGAATACAATCTACCATCAGAATTTGTTGCTGGTTTAGATAACACCTTCAAATGGTCATTGTATGCTGCTAAACAGGCAATTGTAAACAGTGGTTATTGGGGTAATCAAACTGTTCTAGCAAAATGTGGCGTAATTTTAGGTAATTTGTCATTCCCGACAAAATTATCTAATCAATTATTCTCTCCAATTTACCAGCAAGCTATTACCCCTGCTGTTAGAGAACTTTTGCAGTATGAAGATTTTGATTTAGCTGCTTTACCAAGTGCAAACAAAGCATCTTTATATAATGCGATGATATCTGGTTTACCAGCATCTATCGTTGCTCAAGCTCTATCTCTATCTCAGATTAATTTATGTCTGGATGCTGCTTGTTCGTCATCATTTTATGCGATTAAACTAGCATCTCATTACTTATGGTCACACAAAGCTGATGTTATGTTAGCTGGAGCCATCAGTTGTGCAGATTCCCTATTCGTGCGGATGTTATTTTCCGGTGTTCAAGGGTATGCAGAAAACGGCATCAGCCGCCCCTTAGATAAATCCTCTAGAGGGCTAATTCCCGCCGATGGTGTTGGGATGGTAATGCTGAAGAGATATTCTGATGCCGTTAGAGATGGTGATAATATTCTCGCCACTATCTGTGGTAATGGACTCTCGAATGATGGCAAAGGTAAGCACTTACTTAGTCCGAATCCTAAAGGGCAAATATTAGCTTTTGAACGAGCCTATAATGAGGCAAAAGTTAGCCCAAAAACCATTGATTATCTAGAGTGTCACGCCACTGGTACATTACTAGGAGATACAACCGAATTTAACTCCATAGAAACATTCTTTGGTCAAAATCAAGCTGCGCCTCTGGTGGGTTCTGCTAAGGCAAATACTGGTCACTTGCTAACTGCTGCTGGCATGGTTGGCTTGACTAAAGTGATTTTGAGTATGTCTCATGGTGTAATTCCAGCAACCATGAATGTTTCGGAACCTTTAACATCAGAAAAAGGTACAATCTCCGCCGACAAGATTGTTAGAACAGCTACGACATGGCCGAATAATAACGCACCAATCAAACGGGCAGCTATTAGTGCTTTTGGTTTTGGCGGCACTAATTCTCATCTAATTTTAGAGCAAGGAAATACAACACAATCTGTTGAACCAACTCCACCTGTTCCACCTAGCAAAGTCGCCATTGTTGGCATGGATGCCTTTTTTGGTAACTGCAATGGTTTGGATGCTTTTGAACGCAGTATTTATGATGGAACACAACATTTTACTTCCCTACCGCCTCAAAGATGGCATGGTATAGAAAATCAAGAAAGTGTCTTGAAAGAGTACGGTTTACCAAACGGGAAAGCACCAGTAGGGGCATATATCAAGGATTTTGAAATCGATACTTTATCGTGCAAAATCCCACCGAATGAAATCGAGAAATTAAATCCACAACAATTGTTGCTTCTGAAAGTTAGCGATCGCGCCGTGAAAGATGCGAAACTACAGGAGGGTGGCAATGTGGCTGTGATTGTTGCTGCCGAGACAGAATTCTCTGTGCATCAGCTACAGCAAAGATGGAATCTCTCTTGGCAAGTTAAGGATGGTTTACTCAATCAAGGAATTTCTCTACCTGCTGAACAGCTTTCCCAACTGGAAACCATTGTTAAAGATAGTATTCACCAACCTGTAGAAATCGGCGAATATGTAAGTCACATCGCCAACATCATGGCAAGTCGGATTTCTGCTTTATGGAATTTCACTGGCCCTGCATTCACCGTCAGCGCTGGCGAAAATTCCGCCCTCAAAGCGTTGGAAGTTGCCCAAATGCTACTCGCTACGGGAGAAGTAGACGCGGTGGTTGTTGGTGCTGTAGATTTAGCCGGTGGTGTAGAAAATGTCTTATTCCGCAACCAATTTGCCCCAATTAATACGGGTGTCAATACGTTGAGTTTTGACCAACAAGCCAATGGCTGGACGGTTGGCGAAGGTGCGGGTGCTGTGGTTCTCAAGCGCTACGAAGCTGCTAAAGAAGATAATGAACGCATCTATGCAGTAATTGATGCCATGAGTTTCGCACAAGGTAATTCTACTTTGAGTGATACTTTGGTAAAACCTGATGCTTCAGCTATCAGCAATGTCTGCAAACAAGCTTTCGAGATGGCGGAGATTCAACCCACAGAAGTTAACTATGTGGAAGTCTTCGGTAGTGGCGTTCCCCAGGAGGATGAAGCGGAAATCACAGGTTTACTCCAAGCTTATCCAAAAGTGGGCAATGGTCTGCATTGTGCATTGGGCAGCGTCAAAGCCAATATCGGCCACACCTATACAGCATCGGGAATTGCTAGCTTAATCAAAACTGCTCTCTGTCTTTATTACAGGTATATTCCCGCCACACCAAAATGGTCTGGTGTCAAAACACCGCAAGTATGGGAAGGTAGTCCCTTCTATGTGGCAATGGAATCAAGACCTTGGTTTGTCGATAAAGGCGGTACACGCAGAATAGCAGCAATTAATAGCATGGGTATAGATGGCAGTTACGCCCATTTAATCTTATCGGAAGAACCCAGCCAAGAGGAGCGCGACAACAGATATTTGCAACAAATGCCTTTTCATCTGTTTCCGATCGCAGTTAGCGATCGCTCCACTATACCCGATATCCTAAACCATCTCCAAAAATCCATCGAAGCCAGTTCCTCTTTATCAGCTACCGCCAGCCAAACATTTGCTACTTTTCAACAGCATTCTGATGCAAAATACGTCTTATCAATCGCAGGACGTAACACCAAAGAACTACTCAAAGAAATTGAATCTGCTCGTAAAGGTGTAAATAATGCCTTTGAAAATGGCACAGATTGGCAAACACCAATAGGAAGTTATTTCACAGCCAAACCATTGGGTAAAACTGGAGCAGTTGCTTATGTTTACCCCGCAGCAGTCAATTCTTATATCGGCATTGGTCGGACTGTCTTCCGCTTATTTCCTAAAGTCTTCGAGGACTTAAAAAGTAACAATCTCTACAACCGGGCTGCCGATGTTGAAAAGCTGGTTTATCCCAGAAGTTTACCTAAATTGACAACTAGGCAACTAGAAACTCTCGAAAAGCAATTGTTAGATGATTCACTGGCAATGTTTGAAAGTGAAATTGCCTTTGCTAGATACATGACAGCAATTTTCCGAGATGATTTTCAAGTCAAGCCGCAATCTGTATTTGGGTATAGCTTAGGTGAAACTAGTATGATGGTTGCCCAAGGAGTTTGGAGTGATTTTGAGGGCGGAAGTAATACCTTAAACTCATCACCTCTATTTGGCGATAAATTATCTGGGCCAAAAAATGCTGTGCGTGAATATTGGGGATTAACAGATTCACCAAACAACAATTTTTGGAATACCTATGTTCTCATGGCGACTCCATCGCAAGTTAGAGAATGCCTAAAACATGAGAATCACGTCTACTTAACTCAAATCAACACACCAGAAGAAGTATTAATCGCTGGTGACGATGCCGCCTGTAAGCGAGTGATTGCAACTTTAGGTTGTAATGCCTTCCCCGCGCCCTTCGACCATGTGATACATTGTGAAGCGATGCGATCGCAGTACGAGGAAATCAAGAAGGTAAACAGCTTACCATCACAAAATCTTCCTGGCATTGTGTTTTATTCTGCCGCCGATTATCAACCAGTTGCACTTGAAAGAGATGCGATCGCTCACAACATCGCCAAAGGATTGTGCCAAGAACTTGATTTTCCGCGATTGGTAAATCGTGTCTACGATGATGGTGTGAAAATATTTCTAGAAGCAGGTGCAGGTAGTGTTTGTTCACGATGGATTGACAAAATTATCGGCAACAAAGAACACATCACAGTCTCTCTAAATCGTAGAGGAATGGATGACCATGCTTCGATGGTCAAAGCATTAGCAAAACTACTCAGCCATCAGGTGAACGTGGATTTATCACCACTGTATAGCAAAGCCCAAGACACTGCTAATACAAGTAAAGCAACATTGAGAACAGTTACCTTGGGTGGGAAAGCGATCGCAGCTACAATTTTGAGCGAAGAAAATCGTAAACTTGTTGAAGATTTCGCTGGGGATCTTAGGAGCGATCGCTTCAAAATACAGCATCCAGATATACCTAATGTTCAACAATCTGAAATCACAGATTCTCTTAACACTTCTAACCACATAACCCAACAACAGAGTCATTCCCCTAACATCTTGCCTCAGCCAGAAGAAGTAAAACCGAAAAATATCATTGATAACGTTTTTGAAACGAGAGAACAATTACAATCTTCTGAGTCAAGCGCAATTAGACAGCCAATTTCTCTTTCTTCCCCGCCAGTCATAACTCGAAAAATTAGTAGCATCATCAGCATGTTCGATTTAAATAAGACCCAGTATCAAAAGCTTAATGCTAATAATTCAAAGATAACTAAAGCACACACTGCCTTCTTACAAGCTAGACAAGATTACAGTCAACAAATGAGCGAAATAATTCAATTGCAACTAGCTTGCGCCCAAAACTTGCTTAACGACGAATCTTGA
- a CDS encoding SDR family NAD(P)-dependent oxidoreductase yields MTQTAQLSPSSVFVVSGGAKGITAECTIRLAQQQPCKFILLGRSELLETEPDFAQNSDESALKKCIMENLLSQGEKPTPMNVQKIYNKITSSREIKKTLAAIEKTGAKAEYISVDVTNTQALQEKLATAVQHLGPITGIIHGAGNLADKLIEKKTEEDFEKVYTAKVQGLENLLNCVNPNQLQHLVLFSSVTGFYGNPGQSDYAIANEILNKSAHIFKQSYPSCHVVAINWGAWDSGMVTAELKKIFQERKIDIIPIAVGAQMLVKEMDNTNHATAQVVIGSPLVPMAAELDSELRTYRIRRQMTLEANPFLQDHTIAGSPVLPATCAMTWIINACEQLYPGYRLFNYQDFKVLKGITFNETLAKEHFLEIEEISKVNLERIELKAKISSKNPQGRIHFHFSAQLNLQREIPDVPTYESLNLEEDNIITATGKDFYQNGGATLFHGPAFQEIKRVLNISPEKITTECLWPELSAQQQGQFPVQWVNPYTTDLSMHALWVWTQHFHQEGCLPGKVEKFEQFAMIPHNETFYVSCEVISKTPSSAIANFIIHDRQGKIYSRMLGAHAIIWSMKMLRS; encoded by the coding sequence ATGACACAAACAGCCCAGCTTAGTCCATCATCTGTCTTTGTCGTAAGCGGCGGTGCAAAAGGGATTACGGCTGAGTGTACTATTAGATTAGCCCAACAGCAACCCTGCAAATTCATCCTCCTCGGTCGCTCTGAACTATTAGAAACCGAGCCAGATTTTGCTCAAAATTCTGATGAATCCGCATTGAAAAAATGCATCATGGAAAACCTTCTTTCTCAAGGAGAGAAGCCCACACCCATGAATGTGCAAAAAATATATAACAAAATTACCTCCAGCCGCGAAATTAAAAAGACTCTTGCAGCAATTGAAAAAACCGGAGCTAAAGCCGAATATATCAGCGTCGATGTTACAAATACGCAAGCTTTACAAGAAAAACTTGCTACTGCTGTACAACATCTGGGCCCAATTACCGGAATCATCCACGGCGCGGGAAACTTAGCTGATAAGTTAATTGAAAAGAAAACTGAAGAGGATTTTGAAAAAGTTTACACCGCCAAAGTTCAAGGTTTAGAAAACTTACTAAATTGCGTCAACCCTAATCAACTTCAGCATTTAGTTTTGTTTTCTTCAGTAACAGGCTTTTACGGAAATCCTGGACAATCTGATTATGCGATCGCAAATGAAATTCTGAACAAATCAGCCCATATATTTAAGCAAAGTTATCCCTCATGTCATGTAGTCGCTATCAATTGGGGCGCTTGGGATAGTGGGATGGTGACAGCAGAATTAAAGAAGATTTTTCAAGAGCGAAAAATTGATATAATTCCCATTGCAGTTGGGGCACAAATGCTAGTTAAGGAAATGGATAATACCAATCATGCAACTGCACAAGTTGTTATTGGTAGTCCGTTAGTTCCAATGGCGGCGGAGTTAGATTCAGAACTACGAACCTATCGTATTCGTCGCCAAATGACATTGGAGGCTAATCCATTTTTACAAGATCATACGATTGCTGGTTCTCCAGTTTTACCAGCAACTTGTGCAATGACCTGGATTATCAATGCTTGTGAACAATTATATCCAGGTTACAGATTGTTTAATTACCAAGATTTTAAAGTTTTAAAGGGGATTACTTTCAATGAAACATTAGCGAAGGAACATTTTTTAGAGATAGAAGAAATTTCTAAAGTTAATCTTGAAAGAATCGAACTTAAAGCCAAAATATCGAGTAAAAACCCACAAGGCAGAATCCATTTTCATTTTAGCGCTCAACTCAATCTCCAGCGAGAAATCCCAGATGTACCCACTTATGAATCTCTCAATCTCGAAGAAGATAATATCATCACCGCTACAGGAAAAGATTTTTACCAAAATGGTGGGGCTACATTATTTCACGGCCCGGCTTTTCAAGAAATCAAAAGAGTTTTAAACATCAGCCCTGAAAAAATTACTACAGAATGTCTGTGGCCAGAACTCAGCGCCCAGCAACAAGGACAATTCCCGGTGCAATGGGTCAATCCTTATACAACTGACTTGAGTATGCACGCCTTATGGGTTTGGACACAACACTTTCATCAAGAAGGTTGTTTACCTGGAAAAGTAGAAAAATTTGAACAGTTTGCGATGATACCACATAACGAAACATTTTACGTTTCTTGTGAAGTGATATCTAAGACACCAAGCAGTGCGATCGCAAACTTTATCATACACGACCGCCAAGGTAAAATATACTCACGAATGCTCGGCGCTCATGCCATTATTTGGTCAATGAAAATGCTCAGAAGCTAG